ACGCGGGGCCGGTCCGGGCCGGGTCAGGTCCGGGACACGACGACGCGCGCCGACGTCACCGTGGCGGTGACGTAGGCGACGGACCGGCCGTCGCTGGGCGGGTCGGCGTGGTCGACGCTGAGGGTCCGGCCCTGCGAGTCGAGGACGTGGCCGTCGAGCACCGCCTGCCCCGCCGCGCCACGCACCCGCAGGCTCACGGGCGTGCCCGGGTCGAGCCGGACCGTGACGTCGCCGGAGACCGTCTTGGCGGACACCATCGGCGTGGTCCCGCTCGCGGCGACCGCGATCGCGGCGGACACGCTCGCCACGGTGACGCGACCGAGGTTGCCCGTGACGGACAGGTTCCCCGAGACCGTCTGCGCGGAGACGTCACCGGCGTGGGCGTCGATCCCGGCGTCGCCGGACACCGTCTTGAGGTAGAGGGAGCCGGACGTCCCGACGGTCCGCACGGCGCCCGTGACGGTCTTGACCACGGTGCCGGGCGTGCCGGTGACGTCGATGTCGGCCTCGGTGGTGCCGACGTCCACCGTGACCCCCGCGGGGAGGCGGAGCCGCACGACGGCGTGCTCGGAGTCCCCCAGCGACCGCACGCGGGCGACGAACGCCTCGACGGCCGTGCGCTCGTACCCGACGCGGAGCCGCCCCGCCTCGAGGACGACCTGCAGCGGCTTGTCCCCCACCTCGACGACCTCGAGGACCGCCGAGGTGCCCTCGGCGTCCGCGACCACCTCGACCCGTCCCGCCTGGAGCCGGACCGACGCCGCGGTGACGGCACCGACCTCGATCGTCTGCGGGGCGGCGACCGCCCAGGACTCCGTGCTCATCGAAACCTCCGTGGTGCCGGCGATTCCCTGGCTGCGGTCCCGGTGTGGGACCATGGGGCGACACCCGTCCACCTTCTCGTGAGGAGTCCGCCATGAGCAAGCGCGGCAGCAAGCGTCGCGCCCGCAAGGGCAAGGCCGCCAACCACGGCAAGCGTCCCAACGCCTGAGGCCGAGGTGAAGCGAGGGTGAGGGCCGACGAAGGAGGCACTCGCCCGCAGCGGAACCGGCAGCCTCAGGCGTTCGCAGGAACAGCGTGAGGCACCAGCGTGTGACGTGACGAAGGGCCGGACCCCACGGGGTCCGGCCCTTCGTCGTCGGTGCGTCAGTCGGCGATCGCCATGACGGTGATCTGCTGGTGGATGCGCACGTAGAGCTCCTGGGGTGCGCGTTCGGCGCAGGACCGCTTGACGAGCTTCTTGACGAGCTCCTCGATGGAGAGCTCGGCGAGGCACGGCGAGCAGTGGGCGACGTGGGCGCGCATGCGTCGCTCGTCGGCCTCGGTCATCTCGGAGTCGAGGAACTCGTAGAGGTGGACGAGCGCGTGCTCGCACTCGGTCTCGCCCTCGGCGGGCTCGTGCGGGATGGGGGTGATCTCGCCGCTCATGACTCTCCTTGACGTGCTGCCGTCAGACCACGGTCTGCGG
This Isoptericola jiangsuensis DNA region includes the following protein-coding sequences:
- a CDS encoding 50S ribosomal protein bL37 translates to MSKRGSKRRARKGKAANHGKRPNA
- the rsrA gene encoding mycothiol system anti-sigma-R factor, producing MSGEITPIPHEPAEGETECEHALVHLYEFLDSEMTEADERRMRAHVAHCSPCLAELSIEELVKKLVKRSCAERAPQELYVRIHQQITVMAIAD